In the Sorghum bicolor cultivar BTx623 chromosome 4, Sorghum_bicolor_NCBIv3, whole genome shotgun sequence genome, AGCCAGAAGAATACTTTGTGCTTTGGTTGGCAAGAAAATTTCCAAATCCAGCTGAAGATTGGAACTGTCACATTACTTCCCATTAGATGAGTATAGGCTTGTTTGGATGTGAAAGAAGTATTTCTCCAAATATAGAACCAGGTATCCAAAACGTTGTTGGGTACAAGATTTTGTAGAATTTGCTACAATTCTTGAAATTGAGCAAAGGCCCAAACTGGTAGGGGCAAATTGAAGAGTCTAGAAGGAGGGCTCACAGTAAACACACGCTTGCAAGAGATAGCTGGCCTTTTGGCAAAAGAAAACAATTCTGGGAAGGATAGCTTGAGAGGTTGACCAAACTAGCAATCATCCCAGAAAAGACACGAAGATCCATCCTTAACGACTAGACCTTTGAACTTATCAAGCAGTTTCAAGATATCTCCCCACCAGAATGATCCTTCCTTTGTATGACTTGGCAATCTCTCTTTGGAGTAATGTTTCTCTCAGACTAAATGGACCCAAGGAACATTAGCACGTTTGAAAAACTTATGTAACTGCTTGAGCAGAAGAGTCTTAGTGTGAGTTTTTAAAACAAGAATTCCTAGTCCTCCAGCCTCTTTTGCTTTAGTAACTAGTGGGCAAGCAGCTTTAGCATTGATTTTACTATTGTCATCTGACCCTCTCCAGAGGCAGTGCTTTTATATTTGTCCACCTCCCTGACTGAAGAGTGAAGAAGGAAGGTGCCCATGAAGTAGGGCCGTCTCCGGAAAATAGAGTCCCTAGAGTGAAATGCAAATTGAGGCCACAAAATTTATAAAAATTGTAAGGTTAATAAATTAAGATATACATTCACTTATCAATATAATTGGAGTATGTATTTTTTCATATAATATGTATAAATAGAACAAATGTTAATTCTAAAATAGTAAAATATTATTGAACTCAAGTTCTACTGAAAAGCATCATTTTTTTGAAATGGAGTTTCCAATTATATCTCCATATTTAGTATTCTCCAAGACACCAGAACAAGATACGGACATGTTGATGCCTAAAGCCTTCAGCCCTTTGCCCTAAAAACAGAATGAAAAATAACCAGCCGGACTCCGATTGGTGGTGTGCTTGTATTTTGCTATCACCAGTGTTAGATGTCAAAGCAGTCTGCCTGcatactactagtactaaagATCGGAAGCAACAAGCACATAATGCAAGGCTAACTAAATTATTAATTTTTTGATAGATGGACAACAAGCACCAGATCTCacaagctaaggccttgtttagatgtgaaaagattttagatttcgatactgtaacacttttgtttgtttgtggcaaatattgtctaattatagactaacaaggatcaaaatattcgtctcgtgatttacaggtaaactgtgcaattagtttttattttcgtctatatttaatgcttcatgcatgtgccgaaagattcgatgtgacggaaaatcttgaaaactttttagttttcgggatgaactaaacaagacctaactaaTCTATATTGCCTAAAAGCTGCAAGTGTGAGCCTCATTAATTAGGGGGCATTGTTACGATAGAGAGAGTATCATTTCGGGACGGATTATACTAGTGTAAAAAAAGGTCGTGGGTGGTCGTACAATCCGTTATCTCACCAGATGGCACACTGGTTGAAGGGAAAGGGCGCAGTATATTTGACTTTTGTTTTACTTCATTCAGTATATTCTTGCGTCGACTTGCTGATGGTTGGTATGTGCTGATGGttcgtatgtatgtatgtatgctaaggccttgtttagttcacctccaaatctcaaaacttttcaagatctctgtcacatcgaatcttgcagcatatgtatgaagcattaaatatatatgaaaataaaaactaattatacagtttatctataaatcacgagacaaatcttttaaacttatttactccataattggacaatatttgtcaaatgaaaacgaaagtgctatagtgtcgttttttcaaaaaaatttggaactaaacaagacctaagacgCATTCGCTTGGAAGCTGTATGCTAAGACGGGTCTGTGTCTTTTTCTTCtataataaattattaaataataGTTTCAATAATAATTTTTCTACCGAGCAAAACAGGTCTAATATAAGCGAATAGGCTTGCGCCGCGCGTCCAGTTTACATCCCAACCCGAGTACCACGTACTGTACGACGTAATCTCCGATAGTTCGATGATGGAGACGCGTATGCATGCGGTGTGTTTTTTTTTGGTGGGAAtcaattactccctccgtcccctcGAAAGCTTCAACTCTtagaatccgtgccagtcaaacttttctaactttgaccaactttatagaaaagagtatcaatatctaagacataaaataagtatcttatgaaaatatattctataataaatttaatggtattaatttggtagtataaatcttagtatttttttctataaatttggtcaagttgtaaaaatttgacttagaacaactcTAAAAATTGCAgttttcagggacggagggattACAGTGCTTCCTTTGGAACGAAGAAAGCGTAGTACGCGTTAGATAGCTATATAGATCACCCCGCCGCCCCTCGCGCGCCCACTCGCCCGCAGGCAAGTGGCCGGTCGTCAAGGCCGTGCGCGCGCATTCAGGTTCAGGTCGGTGCAGTTTGTCACGGGCCCGCGCGCGGCTCCTGCCCCATGCCTCCCTCGGCGACCTTTTTTTCGTTTTGGTTCCGAGAGGGCctggtttacttccaaaattttttacaaaatgtgaatagtagtatttttgtttgtatttgacaaatattgtctaattatagactaactagacttaaaagattcgtctcgtcaattccgaccaaactgtgtaattagttttaattttcatctatatttaatactacatgcatacgtctaaagattcgatgtgacggaaaatctgaaaagttttgcaaaatttttggaaactaaacaaggcccaattgGCTCGAGGACCGGAAGCAGCGACGGCTGCATGCGGCGGGTGTCACACCTCACACGAGACCAAGCGTTCACTACCGGGCCTTTTCCTATCCGATCCACCGCGGAATCCACGCTATAACGTACCAGCGTTGCACTAGCCGATCATGTGCGGACGCTCTGGCTTTGACCCACGTGAACATACGGCGGCGACGTTCAGATCGACTGAAGATTCAGTAGCACGTCAGCAGAGACGACAGGAAAAGCGAGGATTATGGCCTTGATTGGCATATGAAAGCTACTTAATTACTACTAGTATGTCCCAAagaagcatctactttttttttcagacACAGACACTCACATACACTGGCGCATACTGAACGCACATACGTACATTCTACATACCCTATAAATATCTCCGAAGAACCGAGTTGGACCGGTAAATCTGATCGACTACTCTAACCTGTAGGCTACATACATAGGAGAGTACCAATTAAGATGAGATTCTACCTATGCAGCCAGATCAGATCAGATCAAGTAGCTAGGACGGTTACTACCCTACGACAAATATATCCTTTTTATGGTAGGTAGTGCAAGTGCACAGTGATGGTAGACGCAACATATACAAAATTAGCTTAATGTTAATGATGAAGTATATCGACGGTAACATGCCACTCCCGCGTGATGCCAACATTGCATGCAATAATTTGGCCTGATCCACAGTAACAGATCGATCGGGTCCAGTGATTGACGTTCCGACGGAACAACTCCGGACACACAATGAAGCGACATGTATAGGACCCAACGCATACTAGTCAGTGGCGGACGCAGGAATTCAATATTAGGTGTACATAGTGTACATAGATACACATACAAAACCAAACCATTATAGCATATGTAAAACTAAATGTCCATCAATTTAAAGCAAACAGTACTTGAGTATAGAGTACATTAGTATAATTAATTAGTTAATACATAGTATTTGTAAAATCTCAACTGATAAAGAAACATTACAAATTTATTTGTGTCATGGTATGTTCTCTGTGCGGCTGTCGTGCCGCCTAGTGGTGCCGACGTTGCACCAATGTCATTGAAATCATACCCTAGGTGGCCGCGGGTGGGgaacaaaattttttggtcGATTAGGAAAGGTGAGTTCAAGTAGGCAGAGCAAGTGCTTGAGGCACCGTCACGGACGAGCAGAGGGCATTACTCCTAGTTGGCTGGTTCCCTCCGTGAGTTTGCTTCTTGAGCTAGCAGTCAGACCCAGCTAGATGGTGGAGGCGAGGAGGCAAGcaggggcggagctgcgttgctcATATGGGGTGCAAATGCACCCACCAAAAATTCAAAAAGAATAGATTTGGTTAAATTTCACCATATATGCACTCCATACAAACTATCTTTATGCACCCACAAGGCAAGTGCACCCCCCTCTAATTtactctagcttcgccactggtGGCAAGAAACGTGGGCTTTTTactcttaggccctgtttggttaccCATATTAAACTTTAGTCTCTATCGCATCAAATATTTGGATATATGcacgaagtattaaatatagactatttacaaaactaaaaacacaactagagagtaatttgcgagatgatttttttaatcctaattagtctatgattagacattaATTGCTATAGTTACAAATATGCTACAATACCTATTGAACTTTAGTCCCTCCAATCAAACACTCCTTTACTTGGATCAAATATACATAATTTGGTCTATTTATATATACAATACATACAAATGTATAGTGCCTGtaatttttttctcaaaattATTAGGTGTATATCTGTACACCCATGTCCATATACTGCGTCCGCCAGTGATACTAGTGGCACGCTTAAAAGGCGTCTAAAAGTGAGCAGCCACGGATCGTCCACGTCGTCTCCGCGGCCGTCGTCGTTGCGTGCGCAAAACAGCAAATTGCACCTTTTTCTTATCCGTTCCCATCATCCATATGCTACTATATACTGTATCCATGTACATACACGACGTAAAAAGCGATTTTTAAAAActtaattaaggccttgtttagttccgaaaagattttggatttcgctactgtagcactttttgtttgtttgtgacaaatattatccaattatggactaactaggatcaaaagattcatcttacgatttccagctaaactgtgtaattaatttttgctttcgtctatatttaatgcttcatgcatgtgccgtaagatttgacgtgacggagaatcttgaaaactttttgctttttgggtgaactaaacaaggcctaactaaaGGCCGACATAATGCCCCTGGGCCCCTGCCGGACTGGGCCAGCCGGCTGCCGGCCCGTGTGGCTGCCTGGACGTGAGTTGGGCGTtggggtcgtcgtcgtcgtcgtccacaaTCACAATGAGCGCGCGTCGCCGCCGCCTGTCCAATCCGATGAGATGATCAGGTCGAGAGAGGAAGGAGCCAGATCATCCCAGCGTAGTCCAGTCCGCCGCTGAGAAAACCAGCTGCCGTGGCAGCATGTTTCGAGCAGATGGTGATTCCAGTCGAAAACGAGGGGGGTACTATTTATCTTCGAATCTGAACTAGACAAGTGCTAAGCGCACGACATGGCGACGTACTGGATGCAGCGTGAGTCCGTCCGACCCAGCCGTGCGaccagcaaaaaaaaaaggcctCTGCCGAGTGCTGTCTGCTGTGCATCCGTCAGTGCATCGCCCCTAGTAGCACTTCATTTCCTGTGGCCGGTGCGTGCTACCGCGGTTCTTCACAGCTGATAGTGATACGGCAAACGTACGGCACAGCTTCTCCGTATGAAAAAGGTGGTGGTATGGTACGCGACGCGAGTTTGTACCTGCCCCGAATCTCTATGTCCACTGTTCTGCTCCCAAATTAGAGTCTTGTTAATTAGCTCGAGTGCTCGACCCCATGTCCATGTATGAGCACGACCGTCAAGAAAACccggcggagctccggcgacggCGTCATGGCATCCAGCCGGCGCTCCGGAGGTACAAGTCGGCCGGGAGCCCAGCCGGGCCTTTTCGGGCGACGTCAAATCCGGCGGATTATATTCGTTCGTTGCACGCAGTAAGCCGCGTGGAACGCTGCTGGAGAGCGCTCACGCACGGCCTGTGCTGTGCGAGGTGAGATGCGCCGATTGCTCAGCCAGGCTCTCCACACGCACGCTACGCACGGCCGAGAGGCGTCAGCGTCAGGTTGCAGCCCCTGCCGCTGGACTGGACGCCGACTGACCTGACGCGCGCGCGCATCCAATCCAACCcacccgcgcagcgccgccacaGTTGCTGCTCGCGACTCGTGTAGCTTTCCTAACTTTTACAGTGATCGGTGTCTTTCAGGCTCCTTGACACGGTTTGGAATCACTGCCAGGCTGATCCAGGACTGTGTCCGTGCGATCATCAAGTGTCGCAACAAACGTTCGTGGAAGGTGATGTGTCCTTACAGCCGCTCACAGTACGAAACACAGGGGAAAGAGAAACTGCATGTCCGTCCGGGTCGCTGATGAAATGTCACGGTTGTTGGTACAGGAGTAGGAGCCGCGTTCACAGCCCCGGAAAGGGAGGGAACACCGGAACAGCAAGCAGTCAACACTGGAGCAAGTTTTAGAATTTTGGATGGAAAGTGAAGTTGCAAATCGTCATTCGTCAGGAGAAAACAGTAGTGAATGCATTTATTTCATCCCCGAGCCTTCAGGGTGATTGGAACAGGCCAACAGGGGAACAGCGAGAAAACGACATGTGTTCGAGAAATCACCTCACCTAAGAATGGAACTTGGAGAGTTGGAGCCATGAGTTATCCAATGAATTTTGCAGGGATGAACCCATGCCTTATTATTAAACTACTACTATAAACCGTTCCATTCCCAAACCAGAACAAATATTTGCAGTGCTTAGTGACAAGGTGATAGCCCTCACAGAACCACCCACCTAGCCGTCTAGGAGATGCAGCAGTTTCCACAGGTTCAGGAGCCAAAATGCTCCCTTGAGCACTGGCAATTTATTGGCGGGCGGAGCCACTGCAAATATTTTCGCAGCTCCAAATCTGAACAGTTTATCATTTCTTTACAGAATACAATGACAACACGTCAAAAAGAAAACCCAAAGTCAGGTACCCAAATTGTGAAATGCATCCGCTAATCTACAGCCCCAAATGTACAAAGAATTCCTAGACACCAGGCCCATCATGTACCCAACTACTGTGCTGCAGGACGAACAGCCCAAGCATGGTTTCTGCAATGGCAGATCCTTTTGACGCCCGGCAGGAAGAGTATAGCTTCACCAATTCCAACCTTGTATCCCTCATTGTCTTTGTGGCTGGATTTCAATTATCACCTCTAATGATTCCTGCGAGGTTGGACTGTTTTGTCTACCTCCAGCACGATCACGATGAATTGGAAGTATCCAATGAGGCGATCTATTAACAGAGCTCTCGGCATGTCCCAATAATTGAGGGAGGGTACGGAGAGGGGATGTTGTAGATTTTGCACCGGGTTGGTCCTTCAATGAGATCCGACATATTGGGCAAGTAGTTTGTTTCTGTAACCATACATCTATACATTCCAGATGGAAGTTATGTCGGCATGTAGGCATTATGCGCAGTATCTCTTTATCATTGTATTCACCTAAACATATGGAGCACCTGTCAAAGAAAAATAAGGAACATATTATTTTCTTTTGAGTTACAAGTAAACATACCACATAAAGGTAACCTATCCAATTCCTTAATTTTCATGATGCCCATCAACAATCAGCAAGTGGTATTATAGTTTTAACAGAAATATGTCTCTCTTAACTTGCTAAATTATCATATAGGATATATCTAATATAATAAGTCATGTGCCAAATTATCGTATAGGATATATCCAATATAATAAGTCATGTCTCATTTTAGATATTTCATTTCTTTCAATAACAGAGCTGTGCATGCTAGTTGTGGCTGACCACCAAAAGATACTAGAACTATTTGATGAATATATTCATCAATAAATGCTTCCTCTGCAGGTACATAAATTTCTGTTATGCAAATAAAAAGTAGTGCATGTACATGTAAATAATCAAGATTATTTTTCTATCACAACTATGCAGTTGAGTACTTATATGTCATGCACAATCATGAAAGATTATTGAATGCCATGTCAAGGATCAATTATCAGCCCTGCCCACCTTCTCATAATTTATAAGAGACAAAACACAGACAAGGGGTAGCTGTACTTCTTGTTCAAGAAAGTATGGTTCTACATTAGATAATACAACTAAAAATCTGTCCATTTAAGTGCTTCACTAAGTTATAGCATCTTTACTTATACAAACCATGTAGCAGCTATATGCATACAGTAATTTAGAACTTAAGTCACCCAATAACAAAAGACTAGAAATTCTGGAGGCTTTGATGATCAAGCTATCACCGTTTCAACTCATTGGTATACACACTGATATCTTTTTTGAAAACAACAGGAGAGGTTTCCCCCTACTTGTTAAATATTAAAATAGGTATAAAGAAGAGTGTGTgaggaaaagagaaaaaaacacTGATATTTGTGAACACTAACTGATATGTCGCATGTTCTTTGCATCAAATTTCATTGACAATCATACAAAAGGGAACCGTACAAGTCCCCTCTGCCTCTGAGAATAGGCAATTTGGTTGAAGGAGCTATGGTACATTTGCAAGCATGGAAGTAAATTAACTATAGAGCATGCATTATGTACTTACTGAGCATCATCTTTTGAATGGAAGGCCTCGGAACTATAATTCATTGTAGGAATTGCAGCAACAGCAAAAGGGTCCAACCCACAGCGGGAGCGTTCAATCTATTGAACAGAGCAAAAGGAACCATGTCAGTTTTTTAAGTCTTGTCTGAATTGCTGTAAGTAAACTGACACCAACGACCACCTAGCAGAAACATAATGCTTGCGACACATAACATTTAGTAATCAACGAACACATAACAGAAACATAATGCTTGTGAGTTGTGGACACATACCGTTAATAATTTTAACCCCTCAATTGTTTAGTCATCTCAAGCATCGCATTGAAAACAGTGAAACAAGCAAACTAAAAACGACTTAATCTGAGTGCGCAATAGCATTTTAGAGTGACTTCCTAGACGAAAGTTGGAAGAGTTATCTTAAAACTTTCAGATACCCGAGCTAAGCATTGATTGAAGTACATTCCttggtcatacatatatttgcATAAAGATTTTGTTTATCTGTATTCTGATCGCAGATAAAGAAAGGAGCATACATAATGTGCATATCATGCCATTTAGCTATGCAAAACCACATACATACTAATGCATGGAATTTTTTTATTAGAAAAAGGGACTTTTATTCCGGTTTCTGCACGAGTTATTCACTCAACCACTAATGCATGGGATATGAAAGAAAGCATAGAACATTGAGAAATAGTCAAATGGAAAACCTAATGTGCATGCTtagattcaaaagaaaaaaacccTTGCATTCCACTTTCAATTACAAATGGAAGCAATCGTAAAGGACTGATAGTACAAAATGCTGGCATAATATGGACCCAAGTCCTAACTTATCACTAAAAGACTAAGATAATTTTGTATACATCATATTCGCAGTTGAGAGAGATGATGCACATAGACACCAGCCTGTTAATTGAAACGACAAAATAATAACATGCTTGATAGTATTGTCCATGGTTGAGACAAATCAGATGATAGGATAGAACCACACATGATACCTAAATTTTGAGGGTGAAAATACTGCCAGATACTCAAATGTACAGTGTACCTAATCAAATCATCTTTGATAACCACACTGCCAGTCGAAAGGCCATAACTTACAGGGCTAAAAACACCATTTTTCAAGATGACAATCTAAACACCTGCTGTGAATGTTCTCGATACGGAGATCATGAATATAATGGTAAGTAACATGGTATTGCCATGACTAACCAATTCGACTTGGCCCATCTTGGGCTGAATTATTTGGTCAAGGTGGACTGTTTTCATATTCTGGTGACAGAGCTGAATTGGACACTGTGGTTATGTTTTGTCATGCCAATGAACTTGCAACTTCATCAAGAATTTGTACAATGTAGAGACTAAAAGAGTTGATGCAATATGTGACTAACTGAGGGGAACAGGAACAACTAAACATGGCACAGTAGC is a window encoding:
- the LOC8073905 gene encoding RING-H2 finger protein ATL72, translating into MLGSGLNLVTTVIGFGMSATFIVFVCARLICGRAARADADAADAAAVAAARALAQPPVPFDFDVEFRNVADLDRTIERSRCGLDPFAVAAIPTMNYSSEAFHSKDDAQCSICLGEYNDKEILRIMPTCRHNFHLECIDVWLQKQTTCPICRISLKDQPGAKSTTSPLRTLPQLLGHAESSVNRSPHWILPIHRDRAGGRQNSPTSQESLEVIIEIQPQRQ